One genomic window of Manihot esculenta cultivar AM560-2 chromosome 16, M.esculenta_v8, whole genome shotgun sequence includes the following:
- the LOC110603586 gene encoding uncharacterized protein LOC110603586: MSHHSSPFPSCFRPSPTTSSSDNHHPPPSPPPPTTSGNSNLVTCLYQTELGVFSLTWSRTFLGHSLHLNLLPADSTNCSPLYLSNPPSLSTLSFNLHIKPFIFWKRHGSKKLHIVNQEANTSTAPKIQIYWDLSRAKFGSGPEPQSGFYVAVVVDREIILLVGDLTKQACAKTRAKRPERCQALVLRREHVYGNRVYSTKARFGGKNRDISIDCTVNNDARLCFSVDNKRVLQIKRLKWKFRGNEKIEVDGVPIQVSWDVYNWLFEDINNSHAVFMFRFETPDNEDEEEEEHERQTESTEICSGQDGKNSMVPWQQNPFNSFGMSGIEWRKRRRNLMKTTRSSSSSSISMSSASSGGGSSSIMEWASTEENELSAPIGFSLLVYAWRK; this comes from the coding sequence ATGTCCCACCACTCCTCCCCCTTTCCCTCTTGCTTTCGCCCCTCCCCCACCACCTCTTCTTCCGACAACCACCATCCTCCACCTTCACCACCGCCCCCTACAACTTCTGGCAACTCCAATCTCGTCACTTGCCTCTACCAAACAGAGCTTGGCGTCTTCTCTCTTACATGGTCCCGCACCTTCCTCGGCCATTCTCTCCACCTCAACCTCCTCCCGGCTGATAGCACAAACTGCTCTCCGTTATATCTCTCCAACCCACCTTCTCTCTCTACCCTCTCTTTCAATCTCCATATCAAGCCCTTCATTTTTTGGAAAAGACATGGATCCAAGAAACTCCATATTGTCAACCAAGAAGCCAACACCTCCACTGCTCCGAAAATCCAAATCTATTGGGATCTGTCCAGGGCAAAGTTCGGATCCGGACCCGAACCCCAATCGGGATTCTACGTCGCCGTTGTTGTTGACCGAGAAATCATCCTTCTCGTTGGCGATTTGACCAAACAAGCTTGTGCGAAGACTAGAGCTAAAAGGCCAGAGAGATGCCAAGCTCTTGTTCTGAGGAGAGAGCATGTCTACGGCAACAGGGTCTACTCCACAAAGGCCAGATTTGGAGGCAAAAACAGAGATATTTCAATTGATTGCACCGTGAATAACGATGCAAGATTGTGTTTTAGCGTTGATAACAAGAGGGTTTTGCAGATAAAACGATTGAAGTGGAAATTTCGAGGGAATGAGAAAATTGAAGTAGATGGGGTGCCTATACAGGTCTCATGGGACGTCTACAACTGGCTATTTGAGGATATAAACAACAGCCATGCAGTGTTCATGTTCCGATTTGAGACTCCAGACAATGAAgacgaagaagaagaggaacaCGAAAGACAAACTGAAAGCACAGAAATATGCAGTGGGCAAGATGGGAAAAACAGTATGGTTCCATGGCAACAAAATCCATTTAATAGTTTCGGAATGAGTGGAATAGAATGGAGGAAGAGGAGAAGGAATTTGATGAAGACGACAAGGAGCTCATCTTCGTCGTCGATTTCGATGTCATCTGCATCTTCAGGGGGCGGCTCTTCGTCCATAATGGAATGGGCAAGCACCGAGGAGAATGAGCTGAGTGCCCCTATTGGCTTCTCTCTGCTTGTTTACGCCTGGAGAAAATGA
- the LOC110603587 gene encoding uncharacterized protein LOC110603587 isoform X2: protein MLCKMVPLPRKKKTGTVPVYLNVYDLTTINGYAYWVGLGIYHSGVQVHGVEYGFGAHDHASTGIFEVEPRQCPGFSFRKSMLIGRTDLGPKEVRSFMEKLSQDYPGLLCNCVLPAELNESRVRQVKSQTNGQDGDKKKLRSRSSRIVSTTPNAVPTPALTPCTSGSDRQRYCLPQTLVHDPPTT, encoded by the exons ATGTTATGTAAGATGGTACCGCTGCCCCGGAAGAAGAAGACCGGTACGGTGCCGGTTTACTTGAATGTCTATGATTTGACTACGATTAATGGTTATGCTTACTGGGTTGGCCTCGGGATCTACCATTCTGGTGTGCAAg TTCACGGAGTGGAATATGGTTTTGGAGCACATGATCACGCAAGCACAGGGATCTTTGAGGTCGAACCAAGGCAATGCCCTGGTTTCAGTTTCAGAAAATCAATGTTGATTGGAAGAACAGATCTTGGTCCTAAAGAAGTTCGTTCATTTATGGAGAAGCTATCTCAAGACTATCCTG GTCTTCTTTGCAACTGTGTCCTGCCGGCTGAATTGAACGAATCTAGGGTTCGCCAAGTTAAATCACAAACTAACGGGCAAGACGGAGATAAGAAGAAACTGAGAAGCCGTTCTAGTAGGATAGTATCTACTACTCCTAATGCGGTACCTACACCTGCATTGACGCCTTGTACCTCAGGTTCTGATAGACAAAGATATTGCCTTCCCCAGACATTAGTTCATGATCCTCCTACCACATAA
- the LOC110603587 gene encoding deSI-like protein At4g17486 isoform X1, with translation MLCKMVPLPRKKKTGTVPVYLNVYDLTTINGYAYWVGLGIYHSGVQVHGVEYGFGAHDHASTGIFEVEPRQCPGFSFRKSMLIGRTDLGPKEVRSFMEKLSQDYPGNSYHLITKNCNHFCNDVCTKLTGKAIPRWVNRLARLGLLCNCVLPAELNESRVRQVKSQTNGQDGDKKKLRSRSSRIVSTTPNAVPTPALTPCTSGSDRQRYCLPQTLVHDPPTT, from the exons ATGTTATGTAAGATGGTACCGCTGCCCCGGAAGAAGAAGACCGGTACGGTGCCGGTTTACTTGAATGTCTATGATTTGACTACGATTAATGGTTATGCTTACTGGGTTGGCCTCGGGATCTACCATTCTGGTGTGCAAg TTCACGGAGTGGAATATGGTTTTGGAGCACATGATCACGCAAGCACAGGGATCTTTGAGGTCGAACCAAGGCAATGCCCTGGTTTCAGTTTCAGAAAATCAATGTTGATTGGAAGAACAGATCTTGGTCCTAAAGAAGTTCGTTCATTTATGGAGAAGCTATCTCAAGACTATCCTGGTAATAGCTATCATCTCATCACCAAGAACTGCAACCATTTCTGTAATGATGTGTGTACCAAGTTGACTGGAAAAGCAATCCCTCGTTGGGTTAATCGTCTTGCTCGTTTAG GTCTTCTTTGCAACTGTGTCCTGCCGGCTGAATTGAACGAATCTAGGGTTCGCCAAGTTAAATCACAAACTAACGGGCAAGACGGAGATAAGAAGAAACTGAGAAGCCGTTCTAGTAGGATAGTATCTACTACTCCTAATGCGGTACCTACACCTGCATTGACGCCTTGTACCTCAGGTTCTGATAGACAAAGATATTGCCTTCCCCAGACATTAGTTCATGATCCTCCTACCACATAA